The following coding sequences lie in one Halomonas sp. 'Soap Lake #6' genomic window:
- a CDS encoding phosphotransferase family protein codes for MLAEHYAAVAIDQLKGGKRKLALTYLKLACLQPNVTDYIYLLRIEAEVWEKEWLSALNYIDMVRPAKLSTSEKCRYYWACARLFNALGKKRSALAYFNMAMEARDSEQWKRMMRELRDVLPLAGRVTKQFSFPGGFANRGCILHVANKKTEFITKFYKESDNYIREAFFYEHCAPFISSTFVLRPVYFSGHKSPFKAICLPYISQGETSVEPIEVIPHDEVLELVERLGNADFYADKLIDNEFDGYGIEGGGRFSAIEISGIKIDKFRVPALPLSLGRNMVNLRNVLFNAYGSTSYKHLRLMLVFSLRRVKYLRNISASSKQYALDIGFFFLKRNPFNKVLGDNTLDGGLCHTDLKADNVILSSDGEFFIIDWGNLSFGPLGYDIATFVSEANLKYSDVQFFLHDRFPFSERNKFFTWWACYFHCLRNLEKQKENRVGEALLFLRNNIMSIDNW; via the coding sequence ATGCTGGCTGAGCACTATGCAGCGGTTGCAATTGATCAACTTAAGGGGGGTAAGCGAAAGCTTGCCCTTACTTACCTGAAATTAGCGTGTCTGCAGCCAAACGTTACTGATTATATATATCTACTCCGTATAGAGGCGGAAGTGTGGGAGAAAGAATGGCTTTCTGCACTTAACTATATAGATATGGTGCGGCCAGCTAAATTATCGACTAGCGAGAAATGCCGTTACTATTGGGCATGTGCGCGATTATTTAACGCCTTGGGGAAAAAACGTAGTGCTTTAGCCTATTTCAACATGGCTATGGAGGCGAGGGACTCTGAGCAGTGGAAAAGAATGATGCGGGAGTTGCGGGATGTACTGCCTTTGGCCGGTCGTGTGACTAAGCAGTTTTCTTTTCCCGGCGGGTTTGCAAACAGGGGGTGCATTCTTCATGTAGCCAATAAGAAGACTGAGTTTATTACTAAGTTCTACAAGGAGAGTGATAACTATATCCGTGAAGCATTTTTTTATGAACATTGTGCTCCTTTCATCTCATCCACCTTTGTTTTAAGACCGGTTTATTTTTCTGGCCATAAAAGTCCATTTAAAGCAATTTGCTTGCCTTATATAAGCCAGGGTGAGACTAGTGTTGAACCTATTGAAGTTATCCCGCATGACGAAGTTTTAGAATTAGTAGAGCGTTTAGGTAACGCTGATTTTTATGCTGATAAATTAATTGATAATGAGTTTGATGGCTATGGGATTGAAGGTGGCGGCAGGTTTTCTGCCATTGAGATATCCGGTATTAAAATAGATAAATTTCGGGTTCCGGCTTTGCCTCTTTCATTAGGGCGCAATATGGTGAACCTAAGAAATGTTCTCTTTAATGCATATGGATCTACATCTTATAAACATCTTCGATTGATGCTTGTTTTCTCCTTGAGAAGGGTGAAATATCTTCGTAATATTTCGGCTTCATCAAAGCAATATGCGCTAGATATAGGTTTTTTCTTCTTAAAGAGAAATCCTTTTAATAAGGTGTTGGGTGATAACACACTGGATGGTGGTCTTTGTCATACTGATCTTAAAGCAGATAATGTTATTCTTTCGAGTGACGGGGAGTTTTTTATCATTGATTGGGGGAATTTGTCTTTTGGTCCTTTGGGATATGATATTGCGACTTTTGTATCTGAAGCAAATTTGAAATACTCTGACGTTCAGTTTTTCTTACATGATCGATTTCCATTTTCTGAACGTAATAAGTTTTTTACATGGTGGGCCTGTTATTTTCATTGCCTTAGAAATTTAGAAAAACAAAAAGAGAATCGTGTTGGCGAGGCTTTGTTATTTTTAAGAAACAATATTATGTCTATTGATAACTGGTAG
- the pgm gene encoding phosphoglucomutase (alpha-D-glucose-1,6-bisphosphate-dependent), translated as MIANIIKLFFDEIPDAKVVKERVTFGTSGHRGRATERTFNAAHIIAITQAVVDYRIEAGYQGPMFLGYDTHALSKPAWECALRVLATNKVQVLIEKDRGITATPLVSHAILQHNHLPGAALADGLIITPSHNPPEDGGIKYNLSHGGPADTETTKWIELRANAYLLRQLRDISLVPLEQALADAKEYDFTARYVAQLGNVVDMAAIQKANLTLGVDPMGGTALPVWQAVVAEYGLNLEVVNTSVDARFNFMPPDHDGKIRMDCSSADAMANLLKIKDRFDIAFGNDPDADRHGIVDANGLMNPNHFLAVCVDYLISHRPKWASTLKIGKTLVSSSMIDRVVASHQRELYEVPVGFKWFVDGLYDGWLAFGGEESAGASLLTRDGQAWSTDKDGIALCLLAAEITAVTGKTPSEYYRSLTEKFGEPFYKRVDTACTAEEKAAFKKLSAESITETTLAGDSITAVLVNAPGNGAAIGGLKVTTENGWFAARPSGTESLYKVYAESFKGSQHLDELIESATTLLSSVLKS; from the coding sequence ATGATTGCGAATATCATAAAACTCTTTTTTGATGAGATCCCTGATGCCAAAGTGGTGAAAGAGCGCGTGACGTTCGGCACCTCTGGGCATCGGGGCCGTGCAACGGAGCGCACCTTTAACGCTGCACATATTATTGCAATTACTCAAGCGGTGGTGGACTACCGCATTGAAGCGGGCTACCAAGGGCCGATGTTTCTTGGTTACGATACCCACGCACTCTCAAAGCCCGCCTGGGAATGTGCATTGCGTGTGTTGGCTACTAATAAAGTTCAGGTGCTTATCGAGAAAGATCGAGGCATCACAGCAACGCCGCTCGTTAGCCATGCGATTTTGCAGCACAACCATCTTCCTGGGGCCGCCTTAGCCGATGGCTTGATTATTACCCCTTCTCATAACCCTCCTGAAGATGGTGGTATTAAGTACAACCTTTCCCACGGTGGCCCCGCCGATACTGAAACAACAAAGTGGATTGAGTTACGCGCTAATGCTTACTTGCTGCGCCAGCTGCGTGATATTTCCTTGGTGCCATTAGAGCAGGCCTTGGCGGACGCTAAGGAGTACGATTTTACTGCCCGCTATGTCGCTCAGTTGGGCAATGTCGTCGATATGGCCGCTATTCAGAAAGCCAACCTTACTCTTGGGGTAGATCCCATGGGGGGCACAGCTCTACCAGTATGGCAGGCAGTGGTGGCAGAGTATGGCCTCAATCTTGAAGTGGTTAATACATCGGTCGATGCTCGCTTCAACTTTATGCCGCCTGATCACGATGGCAAAATTCGTATGGATTGCTCTAGTGCCGATGCGATGGCAAATCTGCTGAAGATTAAAGACCGCTTCGATATCGCTTTTGGCAACGATCCAGACGCCGATCGTCATGGCATTGTTGACGCCAACGGGCTAATGAACCCGAACCATTTTTTAGCGGTATGCGTGGATTACCTTATTAGCCACCGGCCTAAGTGGGCGAGCACGCTTAAGATCGGCAAGACGCTGGTGTCGTCTTCTATGATTGACCGCGTCGTGGCTTCCCATCAGCGTGAACTGTATGAGGTGCCGGTTGGCTTTAAGTGGTTTGTAGATGGTTTATATGATGGCTGGCTTGCCTTTGGCGGAGAAGAGAGCGCGGGGGCTAGCCTACTGACTCGTGATGGTCAGGCGTGGTCGACGGACAAGGATGGTATTGCGCTTTGTTTATTAGCCGCAGAGATCACTGCGGTTACTGGTAAAACACCGAGCGAGTATTACCGCTCGTTAACCGAGAAATTCGGCGAGCCCTTCTATAAGCGCGTGGATACAGCGTGCACTGCCGAAGAGAAGGCCGCATTTAAAAAGCTAAGCGCCGAAAGTATTACTGAAACCACCTTAGCTGGAGACTCCATTACTGCTGTATTAGTGAACGCTCCTGGCAACGGTGCCGCCATTGGCGGTCTGAAAGTCACTACCGAAAACGGCTGGTTTGCCGCCCGCCCCAGTGGCACTGAATCACTCTACAAGGTGTATGCAGAAAGCTTTAAAGGCTCACAGCACCTGGATGAACTCATTGAAAGCGCCACCACACTGCTTTCCAGCGTCTTAAAAAGCTAG
- the cysQ gene encoding 3'(2'),5'-bisphosphate nucleotidase CysQ, translated as MQALLEQVLDIAYEAGDAIMDVYVKGFSVEFKDDNSPVTDADQAAHEVIMRGLQSLSIQLPILSEEDAEGFTGVDDDGRYWLVDPLDGTKEFIKRNDEFTVNIALIENGRPVLGVVTAPALKVAYIAAEGVGAFKIDATGQRQAIRVVGKPDKETTWRVMGSRSHPHPALAAWLNKLGKHNVTPMGSSLKCCLIAEGKADVYPRLGPTSLWDTSAAHAVILQAGGRVESLEGEPLSYANPRETLNPSFIAWGH; from the coding sequence ATGCAAGCCTTACTAGAACAGGTACTCGACATTGCGTACGAAGCTGGCGATGCCATAATGGACGTCTACGTAAAAGGCTTTAGCGTCGAGTTCAAAGACGATAACAGCCCGGTCACTGATGCAGACCAAGCCGCCCATGAGGTGATTATGCGCGGCTTACAGTCACTTTCCATTCAGCTACCGATTCTTTCCGAAGAAGATGCCGAAGGCTTTACCGGGGTTGATGACGATGGCCGGTATTGGCTGGTAGATCCACTTGATGGTACGAAGGAATTTATCAAGCGAAATGATGAATTCACCGTCAATATTGCGCTAATCGAAAACGGTAGGCCTGTACTTGGTGTGGTTACTGCCCCCGCGTTAAAGGTGGCATATATCGCAGCGGAAGGGGTGGGGGCTTTCAAAATAGATGCTACTGGTCAGCGCCAAGCTATCCGGGTAGTAGGTAAACCTGACAAAGAGACCACTTGGCGTGTGATGGGTAGTCGCTCACATCCTCATCCGGCTTTAGCTGCTTGGTTAAATAAGTTAGGCAAGCATAACGTTACTCCCATGGGCAGCTCTTTAAAGTGCTGTTTAATTGCTGAGGGCAAAGCCGATGTATACCCCCGCCTAGGCCCTACCAGCTTATGGGACACCTCCGCTGCGCATGCTGTAATACTGCAGGCGGGCGGTCGTGTTGAAAGCCTGGAAGGCGAGCCACTGAGCTACGCTAACCCTAGAGAAACGCTCAATCCCTCTTTCATTGCTTGGGGACATTGA
- a CDS encoding glycosyltransferase family 29 protein produces the protein MILKIIFLPMQLFIFCASYCRGRFSLSNRLDTFSLFLMQQSFPWIKGIFAYRLFEKKKFKEVLLLYRQGDLKNSSGLFLLSIALSRRATGKVNDRTIGLLVAAAERGAKLLKNYYLFKLISTLRETRRMTASELRTFDSEMASAGLLYKNFYYRACLELASEFLQQDKVDEAKKWYQIGRLSPGASASYLALTHYFDPSSAHSEVDRLVSPGISLIDIVKMSEGSICVVGNSPSVIGANVGEWIDAQRVVIRFNNYSLGPEFIDDIGSKTDVWVRMLPTPLIDRTLQPGVSLVVFTGPNSIYRSIPKWPEVIEISSQVESTDFFDEKLFFELQSMIGSPPSSGLMTCYTIYRVLGYFPKNSMIGLSIDGNVEEEGVYHYSDPMAFAAPRHNWKKEAAVYKKLLLGVL, from the coding sequence GTGATTTTAAAAATTATCTTTTTGCCAATGCAGCTTTTTATTTTTTGTGCCTCCTATTGCCGGGGTCGTTTTTCTCTGAGCAATCGCTTGGATACATTTTCACTTTTTCTCATGCAGCAATCCTTTCCTTGGATTAAAGGAATATTTGCCTACCGCTTGTTCGAGAAGAAGAAGTTTAAAGAAGTACTTTTGCTATATCGTCAAGGTGATTTGAAGAATTCGTCAGGCTTGTTTCTTCTTTCTATCGCATTATCTCGGCGAGCAACTGGAAAAGTGAATGACAGAACCATAGGTCTTCTAGTAGCAGCTGCTGAAAGGGGGGCGAAATTACTAAAGAATTACTATCTCTTTAAGTTAATTTCGACGCTGCGAGAAACCCGCAGAATGACAGCTTCTGAGTTGCGTACCTTTGACTCTGAAATGGCTTCGGCTGGTCTGTTGTATAAGAATTTTTATTACCGTGCTTGTTTGGAATTGGCCTCTGAATTCTTACAGCAAGATAAAGTAGACGAGGCTAAAAAGTGGTATCAAATTGGCCGTTTATCTCCAGGAGCTTCCGCTAGCTATCTAGCGCTAACCCATTATTTTGATCCATCGTCTGCGCATAGTGAAGTTGATCGATTAGTCTCTCCAGGGATAAGTTTAATAGATATTGTCAAAATGTCGGAGGGGTCAATATGCGTAGTGGGGAATTCCCCTAGTGTTATTGGTGCTAATGTAGGTGAGTGGATTGATGCTCAACGCGTTGTGATCAGGTTTAATAATTACTCTTTAGGGCCTGAGTTTATAGATGACATTGGCTCCAAAACGGATGTTTGGGTACGAATGCTTCCGACACCATTGATTGACCGCACGTTGCAACCAGGCGTCAGCTTAGTTGTTTTTACCGGGCCTAATTCTATCTACCGTTCCATACCGAAGTGGCCAGAGGTAATTGAGATTTCTTCTCAGGTAGAATCTACAGATTTTTTTGATGAAAAATTATTTTTTGAGCTGCAATCCATGATTGGTTCTCCACCTTCATCTGGCTTGATGACTTGCTATACTATTTATCGAGTTCTAGGTTACTTCCCTAAAAATAGTATGATTGGCTTGAGTATCGATGGAAACGTAGAGGAGGAGGGCGTTTACCACTACTCTGATCCAATGGCTTTTGCTGCTCCCCGCCATAATTGGAAAAAAGAGGCCGCTGTTTATAAGAAGCTTCTGCTAGGTGTACTTTGA
- a CDS encoding Csu type fimbrial protein, giving the protein MPQPPTARRRNRRSWSIGAMLLFLLCISPAAWSCTISPSVNATFASASSFAIASTPQTTSAQPNAGAVCQGAVLGLAVVSNQWIRATLASANQGALFNAASGDTISYRIFALAAANEEIFLNTTYNYFNPVLIDLLGLVGGQSVNIPMEFRTLTTSNVAAGTYTDTLTINWNWRICNLGVLACLSFRTGSGVSTVNLSMAVTPDCAIQSPDLDFGSAPLVAGFDPVTQTIDITCTKGSDFSVGLSDGQQPAASIRRMENNGNYLEYQLYKGPTGNERWGNTGSERRTSATADTNPGTPSGVTGQGFTYRGEILPGQTTPPSGTYTDVIVVDVIF; this is encoded by the coding sequence ATGCCACAGCCACCCACGGCACGGCGCAGGAATCGCCGAAGCTGGTCAATTGGGGCCATGCTACTGTTCTTGTTATGCATCAGCCCTGCTGCTTGGTCGTGCACGATCAGCCCCAGCGTCAACGCCACCTTTGCAAGCGCCAGCTCATTCGCGATCGCCAGCACACCCCAAACCACTTCTGCCCAACCCAACGCAGGTGCTGTCTGCCAAGGGGCTGTACTCGGGCTAGCTGTGGTATCCAACCAATGGATCCGCGCTACGCTTGCCAGTGCTAACCAAGGGGCACTGTTTAATGCCGCCAGTGGCGATACTATTTCTTACCGTATATTCGCCCTGGCCGCAGCGAACGAGGAGATCTTTCTCAACACAACCTATAACTATTTCAACCCCGTACTGATTGACTTACTCGGTCTGGTCGGCGGTCAGAGCGTCAATATCCCCATGGAGTTTCGCACCCTAACCACCTCTAATGTGGCAGCCGGTACATATACTGACACCCTAACCATCAATTGGAACTGGCGCATCTGCAATCTAGGCGTACTCGCATGCCTCAGTTTCCGCACTGGCTCGGGGGTCAGCACAGTCAACCTCAGCATGGCGGTTACCCCAGACTGTGCCATTCAGTCCCCCGACCTGGACTTCGGCAGTGCTCCGCTTGTGGCTGGCTTCGACCCAGTGACACAAACCATCGATATTACCTGTACCAAAGGTAGCGACTTCTCGGTGGGGTTAAGTGATGGCCAACAGCCTGCCGCGAGCATCCGGCGCATGGAGAATAATGGCAACTACTTGGAGTATCAGCTCTACAAAGGCCCAACCGGTAACGAGCGCTGGGGCAATACTGGCAGCGAACGACGCACATCTGCCACTGCCGACACCAACCCCGGCACACCAAGCGGCGTAACCGGCCAAGGCTTCACCTACAGAGGTGAGATTCTCCCAGGACAAACCACACCACCATCAGGCACCTATACAGACGTAATCGTGGTCGATGTCATTTTCTAG
- a CDS encoding UTP--glucose-1-phosphate uridylyltransferase, with the protein MTQVRKAIIPVAGFGTRLLPISKAIPKEMVPVVDRPLIQHVVEEALAAGINEIILVTRAGKSAIEDHFDAHFELEHSLASKGKNALLETLSSISPKQLKVTSVRQPNAKGLGHAIFCAAHLLDKDEPFAVILPDVLVKPQLGSSACDLGSMVERWSANDASQIMVEAVPQEEVYRYGIVDCDEPAAGESADMRGVVEKPKPEDAPSRLSVIGRYVLPYRIMELLRDQPPGAGNEIQLTDAIDRLMQEGKTVQAFRMRGRTFDCGHIEGWLKANTTLAREAGYEV; encoded by the coding sequence ATGACCCAAGTGCGCAAAGCGATTATTCCTGTGGCCGGTTTCGGCACACGCCTGCTACCCATCAGCAAAGCGATTCCCAAGGAAATGGTACCCGTTGTGGATCGCCCGCTTATTCAGCATGTGGTGGAAGAAGCGCTGGCAGCGGGTATTAATGAAATCATTCTGGTGACCCGAGCGGGCAAATCGGCCATTGAAGACCATTTCGATGCTCACTTTGAACTTGAGCATTCGCTGGCCAGTAAAGGCAAGAATGCGTTGCTGGAAACACTTTCATCTATCTCTCCGAAACAGCTTAAAGTCACCAGCGTTCGCCAGCCCAATGCAAAAGGCCTCGGGCATGCGATTTTCTGTGCGGCACACCTGCTGGATAAAGATGAGCCGTTTGCAGTTATTCTTCCAGACGTGCTGGTAAAACCCCAGTTAGGCAGCAGTGCTTGTGACCTGGGCAGTATGGTGGAGCGTTGGAGTGCCAATGATGCTTCGCAAATTATGGTAGAAGCAGTGCCCCAGGAAGAGGTCTATCGTTACGGTATTGTGGACTGTGATGAACCCGCTGCTGGTGAGAGTGCTGATATGCGCGGGGTGGTAGAAAAGCCGAAGCCAGAAGATGCGCCTTCGCGTCTTTCTGTTATTGGCCGCTATGTGTTGCCCTATCGCATTATGGAGTTATTGCGTGATCAGCCGCCGGGCGCTGGCAACGAGATCCAGCTAACCGATGCTATTGACCGTTTAATGCAGGAGGGTAAAACCGTACAAGCCTTCCGCATGCGTGGCCGTACCTTTGATTGCGGACATATTGAAGGCTGGCTGAAAGCTAACACCACGCTTGCCCGAGAAGCGGGCTACGAGGTGTAA